One Kitasatospora sp. NBC_01287 DNA window includes the following coding sequences:
- a CDS encoding LuxR family transcriptional regulator: MSAFAAPTTRTFPRPLPFGRDREFHRLTEALERCLNGRGGVVALNGSVGSGRSELLYTFMEEAALSGARVLVGTGSPLERDFPLGLLRQLLDSAELDRDGAARAALLLRGAVIEETEPDGAGSHPLAEHRSPRLAQHALEGLCALLLELAERRPLLIAVDDRQDVDLQSLEFLLYLVRRTRNARVLTVLSSRETMTPPNPFFDVELARQPHHERVKLELLAPREVAELWRQRFGLRAGVEHAAEAHALTGGNRLLVDALMDDQGDVRQFGGGGRGANALGTGGSPDGGLAVGESYRRGLMSCLHRMDPLALRCARGVAVLGGAAEPELLAELLLLAPDSLARAFYLLHAAGLFQDGAFRHPTAAGDLLAAVRPAELAGLHRRAAELLTATGAPDATVAVQLQAAAGQSRSPWSVPPPRSAGLGERVPRPPAARAPGGPVVAVEPPVAADHPSDDGPAAREEAGGSEAGGSLDLKPLRYLFWHGRVTEGLGELARAEAAPGGGAATRELRAWLAYWYPSLLPSANVGTGGGEGTGVGAGAGGAAGTGGGARALLGVRPGGTQVLAALLAGTDPVTAVRQAEQLLRAGQLGRSPVSVESLTAALTVLVYADRADLAARWCGPIAQRTGSLCSTAWHALFSALRAETAWRQGDLRGAEEGAKAAFAAVHPDSWGVAVGVPLATMVAVQTALGRHQEAARYLALETPTEMDRTPAGLHYRYARGGHRLATGQLDQALADFRACGETMARWGLDHLPGLVPWRIGAARTQLALGRPGTALALAEEQEARLGASGHARVRGMALRVRAAAGGRGGRTELLEAAVGALEEAGDEYELSGVLAELSVAHQVQGDPVRARLTERRRRHSPAGAGTLSAVGALAAVGALAAVPAPVGPPTTVASAAAPASAPAPAAAPAPVAPGSPVPSGAQADASLSDAERRVAELAAHGLSNREIARKLYITVSTVEQHLTRVYRKLGVRRRVDLGPRLAQVDAVGLPAPAGPPTTPGAVGLTGLPGLPGLTGLTGLTGLPGLTGLPGLVGMAALAGPVGPDGPLDTPLLLAGRGTTGVA, from the coding sequence ATGTCCGCGTTCGCCGCGCCCACCACGCGCACTTTCCCCAGGCCGCTGCCGTTCGGGCGCGACCGCGAGTTCCACCGGCTGACCGAGGCGCTGGAGCGCTGCCTGAACGGCCGTGGCGGTGTCGTCGCCCTGAACGGCTCGGTGGGCAGCGGCCGCAGCGAGCTGCTCTACACCTTCATGGAGGAGGCCGCGCTGAGCGGTGCGCGGGTGCTGGTCGGCACCGGCTCGCCGCTGGAGCGGGACTTCCCGCTCGGGCTGCTGCGCCAACTCCTCGACAGCGCCGAGCTCGACCGGGACGGCGCGGCGCGCGCGGCGCTGCTGCTGCGCGGCGCGGTGATCGAGGAGACCGAGCCGGACGGCGCCGGGAGCCACCCGCTGGCCGAGCACCGCTCGCCCCGCCTCGCGCAGCACGCCCTGGAGGGGCTCTGCGCGCTGCTGCTCGAACTCGCCGAGCGCCGACCGCTGCTGATCGCGGTCGACGACCGGCAGGACGTCGACCTGCAGTCCCTGGAGTTCCTGCTCTACCTGGTCCGCCGCACCCGCAACGCACGGGTGCTCACCGTCCTCAGCTCGCGCGAGACGATGACGCCGCCGAACCCGTTCTTCGACGTCGAGCTGGCCCGACAGCCGCACCACGAGCGGGTCAAGCTGGAGTTGCTCGCCCCGCGCGAGGTGGCCGAGCTCTGGCGGCAGCGGTTCGGCCTGCGCGCCGGGGTCGAGCACGCCGCCGAGGCGCACGCGCTGACCGGTGGGAACCGGCTGCTGGTGGACGCGCTGATGGATGATCAGGGGGACGTGCGACAGTTCGGTGGCGGTGGCCGAGGCGCGAACGCCCTGGGCACCGGCGGGTCGCCGGACGGCGGACTGGCGGTGGGGGAGAGCTACCGCAGGGGCCTGATGAGCTGCCTGCACCGGATGGACCCACTGGCGCTGCGTTGCGCGCGTGGCGTCGCGGTGCTCGGGGGTGCCGCCGAACCGGAACTGCTCGCCGAACTGCTGCTGCTCGCACCCGACTCGCTGGCCCGCGCCTTCTACCTGCTGCACGCGGCCGGGCTGTTCCAGGACGGCGCCTTCCGGCACCCCACCGCCGCCGGCGACCTGCTGGCCGCCGTGCGGCCCGCCGAACTGGCCGGGCTGCACCGGCGGGCGGCGGAGCTGCTGACCGCGACCGGCGCGCCCGACGCCACGGTGGCGGTCCAACTGCAGGCCGCCGCAGGGCAGTCCAGGTCGCCCTGGTCGGTGCCGCCGCCGCGCTCCGCCGGGCTGGGGGAGCGGGTGCCGCGGCCGCCGGCGGCGCGGGCCCCGGGTGGGCCGGTGGTCGCGGTCGAGCCGCCGGTCGCCGCCGACCACCCGTCGGATGACGGGCCGGCCGCCCGGGAGGAGGCAGGTGGCAGCGAGGCGGGTGGCAGCCTCGACCTCAAGCCGCTGCGCTACCTCTTCTGGCACGGCCGGGTCACCGAGGGGCTGGGCGAGTTGGCCAGGGCCGAGGCGGCCCCGGGTGGCGGTGCGGCCACCCGTGAGCTGCGCGCCTGGCTGGCGTACTGGTACCCCTCGCTCCTGCCGTCCGCCAACGTGGGGACGGGCGGTGGCGAGGGGACGGGCGTTGGCGCGGGGGCAGGCGGTGCCGCGGGGACGGGCGGTGGCGCGCGGGCGCTCCTCGGCGTGCGGCCGGGCGGCACCCAGGTGTTGGCGGCGCTGCTGGCCGGGACCGACCCCGTGACGGCGGTACGGCAGGCCGAGCAGCTGCTGCGGGCCGGGCAGTTGGGCCGTTCGCCGGTCTCGGTGGAGTCACTGACCGCGGCGCTCACCGTCCTGGTCTACGCCGACCGGGCGGATCTCGCGGCCCGCTGGTGCGGACCGATCGCGCAGCGCACCGGGAGCCTGTGCAGCACCGCCTGGCACGCGCTCTTCTCCGCCCTGCGGGCGGAGACGGCGTGGCGACAGGGCGACCTGCGCGGGGCGGAGGAGGGTGCCAAGGCGGCCTTCGCCGCCGTGCACCCGGACAGCTGGGGGGTGGCGGTCGGCGTCCCGCTCGCCACCATGGTCGCGGTGCAGACCGCGCTGGGCCGCCACCAGGAGGCCGCCCGTTACCTGGCACTGGAGACGCCGACGGAGATGGACCGCACTCCCGCCGGGCTGCACTACCGGTACGCGCGCGGCGGGCACCGGTTGGCGACCGGCCAACTGGACCAGGCGCTCGCCGACTTCCGGGCCTGCGGCGAGACGATGGCGCGCTGGGGGCTGGACCACCTGCCCGGCCTGGTCCCCTGGCGGATCGGCGCGGCGCGCACCCAGCTGGCGCTCGGCCGCCCTGGCACCGCGCTCGCGCTGGCCGAGGAGCAGGAGGCCAGGCTCGGCGCGTCCGGGCACGCCCGGGTGCGGGGGATGGCGCTGCGGGTCCGGGCGGCGGCCGGGGGCCGGGGCGGGCGCACCGAGCTGCTCGAAGCTGCTGTCGGGGCGCTGGAGGAAGCCGGCGACGAGTACGAACTGTCCGGTGTGCTGGCTGAGTTGAGCGTCGCCCATCAGGTCCAGGGGGATCCGGTGCGGGCCCGCCTGACGGAGCGCCGCCGACGCCACTCGCCGGCCGGCGCGGGGACGCTCTCAGCGGTCGGGGCGCTGGCGGCGGTGGGCGCGCTGGCCGCGGTGCCCGCTCCGGTCGGCCCGCCGACCACCGTCGCGTCGGCCGCCGCGCCCGCGTCGGCCCCCGCGCCGGCCGCCGCGCCCGCGCCGGTGGCGCCGGGCTCGCCGGTGCCGTCGGGCGCGCAGGCCGACGCGAGTCTGAGCGATGCCGAGCGGCGGGTGGCGGAGCTGGCGGCGCACGGGCTCAGCAACCGGGAGATCGCCCGCAAGCTCTACATCACGGTCAGCACGGTCGAGCAGCACCTGACCCGGGTGTACCGCAAGCTCGGGGTCCGCCGCCGGGTCGACCTCGGCCCGCGCCTGGCCCAGGTCGACGCGGTCGGGCTGCCCGCACCGGCCGGCCCGCCGACCACGCCCGGAGCGGTGGGCCTGACAGGCCTGCCGGGCTTGCCGGGCTTGACAGGTCTGACCGGCCTGACAGGCCTGCCGGGCTTGACAGGCCTGCCGGGCCTGGTGGGCATGGCAGCCCTGGCCGGTCCGGTCGGACCCGATGGACCGCTCGACACCCCCTTGCTGCTGGCCGGTAGGGGTACCACAGGGGTTGCCTAG
- a CDS encoding 2-hydroxyacid dehydrogenase has translation MSAESTVPLSDPVVLLPYPAAEIPGLPGGVEVHTFDGAACDGRPGPPPAELLARVELLVVPYLRTGTVLPLLPAMERLRVVQTQTAGVDDISPHVPPGVTLCNARGVHDASTAELAVALTLAALRDIPGFVRGQEREEWRSGFYPALADRTVLIVGYGSVGAAIEDRLRPFECEVLRVARTAREAPAGPVRSLAELPELLPLADVVILAVPLSPQTRGLVDSAFLATLRDGALLVNVARGPVVVTDALLAELTSGRLRAALDVTDPEPLPAGHPLWHAPGVLISPHVGGSSSAFLPRAQRLIGAQLTRFAKGEPLAHVMPTG, from the coding sequence ATGAGCGCTGAATCCACCGTCCCGCTGTCCGACCCCGTGGTGCTGCTGCCCTATCCGGCCGCGGAGATCCCGGGCCTGCCAGGTGGTGTCGAGGTGCACACCTTCGACGGCGCCGCCTGCGACGGCCGGCCGGGGCCGCCGCCCGCCGAGCTGCTGGCGCGGGTCGAGCTCCTGGTCGTGCCGTACCTGCGGACCGGGACGGTGCTGCCGCTGCTGCCCGCGATGGAGCGACTGCGCGTGGTGCAGACGCAGACCGCTGGGGTGGACGACATCTCGCCGCACGTGCCGCCGGGCGTCACGCTCTGCAACGCCCGCGGGGTGCACGACGCGAGCACCGCCGAGCTGGCGGTGGCGCTCACGCTGGCCGCGCTGCGCGACATCCCGGGCTTCGTGCGCGGGCAGGAGCGCGAGGAGTGGCGGTCCGGTTTCTACCCGGCGCTGGCGGACCGGACCGTGCTGATCGTCGGGTACGGATCGGTCGGCGCGGCGATCGAGGACCGGCTGCGGCCCTTCGAGTGCGAGGTCCTGCGGGTGGCCCGCACGGCGCGTGAGGCACCGGCCGGTCCGGTCCGCTCGCTGGCCGAGCTGCCCGAACTGCTGCCGCTGGCAGACGTGGTGATCCTCGCCGTGCCGCTCTCGCCGCAGACCCGGGGCCTGGTGGACAGCGCCTTCCTCGCCACGCTGCGGGACGGCGCGCTGCTGGTCAACGTCGCTCGCGGCCCGGTCGTGGTGACGGACGCGCTGCTCGCTGAGCTGACGTCGGGTCGGTTGCGGGCGGCCCTGGACGTCACCGACCCCGAGCCGCTGCCCGCGGGCCACCCGCTCTGGCACGCGCCGGGCGTGCTGATCAGCCCGCACGTGGGCGGCAGCTCCTCGGCGTTCCTGCCCCGCGCCCAGCGGTTGATCGGCGCCCAGCTGACCCGGTTCGCCAAGGGGGAGCCGCTGGCGCACGTGATGCCCACGGGGTGA
- a CDS encoding NUDIX hydrolase, whose protein sequence is MTPDAATDRGTSDGTAADRAPLERAPISGAPLDRTPLDRTPLDRAPLIGAGVIVPTTDGRGVLLGRRTTAGEPPTWGLPGGKVDHPGESFEQAAARELAEETGIELPAGLMRVLGVLLDHLDGRPRLTAAVLAPPSDAPAEVTEPHACGGWERCALDRLPAPLFGPSAWVLGLWLPTPAPLPAGVFRYPASTRP, encoded by the coding sequence GTGACCCCCGACGCGGCGACCGACCGCGGCACGAGCGACGGCACCGCAGCCGACCGGGCCCCGCTGGAGCGTGCCCCGATCAGTGGTGCCCCGCTGGACCGTACGCCGCTGGACCGTACGCCGCTGGACCGGGCCCCGCTGATCGGCGCGGGCGTCATCGTCCCCACCACCGACGGGCGCGGCGTGCTGCTCGGCCGCCGCACCACGGCGGGCGAACCGCCGACCTGGGGCCTGCCCGGCGGCAAGGTGGACCACCCTGGCGAGTCGTTCGAGCAGGCAGCGGCGCGCGAACTGGCCGAGGAGACCGGGATCGAGCTGCCCGCCGGGCTGATGCGGGTACTCGGGGTGCTCCTCGACCACCTGGACGGCCGCCCCCGGCTGACCGCAGCCGTGCTCGCGCCGCCGAGCGACGCGCCGGCCGAGGTCACCGAGCCGCACGCGTGCGGGGGTTGGGAGCGGTGCGCGCTCGACCGGCTGCCCGCACCCCTCTTCGGGCCCTCCGCCTGGGTGTTGGGCCTCTGGCTGCCGACCCCCGCACCGCTGCCCGCCGGGGTCTTCCGCTACCCGGCGAGCACCCGGCCGTGA
- a CDS encoding arylamine N-acetyltransferase → MTAQPARPDQPDRPVLPHPPLDERRVDAYLARIGAARPAAPDLAGLRALQQAHLARVPFENLSVRLGEPIVLEPDALVAKLLDRHRGGFCYELNGAFAALLGALGYRVELLAARVFGDNGPGPLFGHLALRVLLAEPWLVDVGFGRFSGLPLRLADRGEQHDPAGVFTVRDHGPDLDVLEHGAPQYRLDQRSYQLPDFVPTCWWQATSPDSHFTRSTTCSRATAEGRITLSGDRLIRTAGGERHEERLTDPDERLAAYREHFGITLEPAALERLG, encoded by the coding sequence ATGACAGCCCAACCCGCGCGGCCCGACCAGCCCGACCGGCCCGTTCTCCCCCACCCGCCGCTCGACGAGCGGCGGGTCGACGCCTACCTGGCCCGGATCGGCGCCGCCCGGCCCGCCGCACCCGACCTGGCCGGCCTGCGCGCCCTGCAGCAGGCGCACCTGGCCCGGGTCCCGTTCGAGAACCTGAGCGTGCGGCTCGGCGAGCCGATCGTGCTGGAGCCGGACGCCCTGGTGGCCAAGCTGCTCGACCGGCACCGCGGCGGGTTCTGCTACGAACTCAACGGCGCCTTCGCCGCGCTGCTCGGCGCGCTCGGCTACCGGGTCGAGCTACTGGCGGCCCGGGTCTTCGGCGACAACGGGCCGGGTCCGCTCTTCGGCCACCTGGCACTGCGGGTGCTGCTGGCCGAACCCTGGCTGGTGGACGTGGGCTTCGGGCGGTTCAGCGGCCTGCCGCTGCGGCTGGCCGACCGCGGCGAGCAGCACGACCCGGCCGGCGTCTTCACCGTCCGCGATCACGGGCCCGACCTCGACGTCCTGGAGCACGGCGCGCCCCAGTACCGACTGGACCAACGCTCCTACCAGCTCCCGGACTTCGTCCCGACCTGCTGGTGGCAGGCCACCTCCCCGGACTCGCACTTCACCCGGAGCACCACCTGCTCGCGGGCCACCGCCGAGGGCCGGATCACGCTCTCCGGCGACCGGCTGATCCGCACGGCCGGCGGCGAGCGCCACGAGGAGCGGCTCACCGACCCGGACGAGCGGCTCGCGGCCTACCGCGAGCACTTCGGCATCACGCTGGAGCCGGCGGCGCTGGAGCGGCTGGGCTGA
- a CDS encoding SDR family NAD(P)-dependent oxidoreductase: MTTAAEQRHDRQEPIGYPTPPGEGQQTAATEATTATTEATEAAAAEATEATEATEAELDFGPGLAPERLRLCLDVLAELDGLPIDHPDAITVRQAVAGIFRTVKQRRRQEVRAAKTANDRAVTARTATGAPGRIDDETAGVFGLTSPTATAEIAGILQRPRSCYVCKGRYVEVDAFYHQLCPTCAETNRTRRDASADLTGRRALLTGGRAKIGMYIALRLLRDGAHTTITTRFPNDAIRRFTEMPDSANWLHRLKIVGIDLRDPAQVVALADSVAAEGPLDILINNAAQTVRRSPAAYAELVAAESAPLPAGQLPASEVIGAFGSGSVDRPALPGQASGEREALTAQQVTALALVTGSASPARIEAGTAIDAGGLVPDLADSNSWVQTVSEVDPIELLEVQLCNSTAPFILVSRLRKALAASPARRKYVVNVSAMEGQFSRGYKGAGHPHTNMAKAALNMLTRTSALEMLENDGILMTAVDTGWITDERPHPDKMRLAEEGFHAPLDLVDGAARVYDPIVRGEHGEDVYGCFLKDFEPSPW; this comes from the coding sequence ATGACGACGGCAGCGGAGCAGCGACACGACCGGCAGGAGCCGATCGGCTACCCGACGCCGCCCGGCGAGGGCCAGCAGACCGCCGCCACCGAGGCCACCACCGCGACCACCGAGGCCACCGAGGCCGCCGCCGCCGAGGCCACCGAGGCCACCGAGGCCACCGAGGCCGAACTCGACTTCGGCCCCGGGCTCGCGCCCGAGCGCCTGCGCCTCTGCCTCGACGTGCTCGCCGAGCTGGACGGCCTCCCGATCGACCACCCCGACGCGATCACCGTGCGCCAGGCCGTCGCCGGCATCTTCCGCACCGTGAAGCAGCGCCGCCGCCAGGAGGTGCGCGCCGCGAAGACGGCCAACGACCGCGCCGTCACCGCGCGCACCGCGACCGGCGCGCCCGGCCGGATCGACGACGAGACCGCGGGTGTCTTCGGTCTCACCAGCCCGACCGCGACCGCCGAGATCGCCGGCATCCTGCAGCGCCCGCGCTCCTGCTACGTCTGCAAGGGCCGCTACGTCGAGGTCGACGCGTTCTACCACCAGCTCTGCCCGACGTGCGCCGAGACCAACCGGACCCGCCGGGACGCGTCGGCCGACCTCACCGGTCGCCGGGCGCTGCTCACCGGCGGCCGGGCCAAGATCGGCATGTACATCGCGCTCCGCCTGCTGCGTGACGGTGCCCACACGACCATCACCACCCGGTTCCCGAACGACGCGATCCGCCGCTTCACCGAGATGCCGGACAGCGCGAACTGGCTGCACCGCCTGAAGATCGTCGGCATCGATCTGCGCGACCCCGCCCAGGTCGTCGCGCTGGCCGACTCGGTGGCCGCCGAGGGCCCGCTGGACATCCTGATCAACAACGCCGCGCAGACGGTGCGCCGCTCCCCCGCCGCCTACGCCGAGCTGGTCGCCGCCGAGTCCGCGCCGCTGCCGGCCGGGCAGTTGCCCGCCAGCGAGGTGATCGGCGCCTTCGGCAGCGGCAGCGTCGACCGCCCCGCGCTGCCCGGGCAGGCGAGCGGCGAGCGCGAGGCGCTCACCGCGCAGCAGGTCACCGCGCTCGCGCTGGTCACCGGCTCGGCCTCGCCGGCCCGGATCGAGGCGGGCACCGCGATCGACGCGGGCGGCCTGGTGCCGGACCTCGCCGACTCCAACAGCTGGGTGCAGACCGTCAGCGAGGTCGACCCGATCGAGCTGCTGGAGGTGCAGCTCTGCAACTCCACGGCGCCGTTCATCCTGGTCAGCCGCCTGCGCAAGGCGCTCGCCGCCTCCCCTGCCCGCCGCAAGTACGTGGTGAACGTCTCGGCCATGGAGGGCCAGTTCAGCCGGGGTTACAAGGGCGCGGGGCACCCGCACACCAACATGGCCAAGGCCGCGCTGAACATGCTCACCCGCACCAGCGCGCTGGAGATGCTGGAGAACGACGGCATCCTGATGACCGCCGTGGACACCGGCTGGATCACCGACGAGCGGCCGCACCCGGACAAGATGCGGCTGGCCGAGGAGGGCTTCCACGCCCCGCTCGACCTGGTGGACGGCGCGGCCCGGGTCTACGACCCGATCGTGCGCGGCGAGCACGGCGAGGACGTCTACGGCTGCTTCCTCAAGGACTTCGAGCCCTCTCCTTGGTGA